In Pelosinus sp. UFO1, one genomic interval encodes:
- a CDS encoding ABC transporter permease, producing the protein MSKIMNQIEGVHTKNVSLGMLLLKARTFIALILLIIIFSFLTPSFLSANSLILIAKHVALYALLGIGMTLVIISGGIDLSVGSIVGLAGMIAGGLIHEGLRLNMFGVTIYFNVFIIMLFALLMGTGVGAVNGLLITKFNVAPFIATLGTMYAARGFALIRSNGETFPNLVGNSSLGNEGFPILGAGSVLGIPISIWLMILVGLAVAYLLKKTPWGWHIFAVGGNEKAAKLSGIRVNRVKMLVYMVSGFCSALVGLIVSSQLVAAHPATGNTWEMNAIAAAVLGGTSMAGGIGTIGGTLIGAFVIGVLSDGMVMIGVSEFWQMVIKGLVIVIAVIVDQFQRNMENKLALEGKNS; encoded by the coding sequence ATGAGCAAAATAATGAATCAGATAGAAGGAGTACATACAAAAAACGTGTCACTAGGGATGCTTTTATTAAAAGCTAGAACGTTTATAGCCTTAATTCTTTTAATTATTATATTTAGCTTTCTTACACCAAGTTTTTTGTCGGCAAATAGTCTAATACTCATAGCTAAGCATGTTGCCCTCTATGCTTTGTTGGGCATTGGTATGACCCTTGTTATTATTAGTGGTGGAATTGACTTATCAGTGGGCTCTATTGTTGGGCTTGCTGGGATGATTGCGGGCGGGCTTATTCATGAGGGATTACGGCTTAATATGTTTGGAGTTACTATTTATTTTAATGTATTTATTATCATGCTCTTTGCATTATTGATGGGAACAGGTGTAGGGGCTGTCAACGGACTGCTAATTACTAAATTTAATGTAGCTCCCTTTATAGCAACCTTAGGTACCATGTACGCGGCTAGAGGATTTGCCTTAATTCGTTCTAATGGAGAAACTTTCCCCAATCTAGTGGGTAATTCCAGCTTGGGTAATGAAGGCTTTCCTATCTTAGGTGCGGGCAGTGTTTTAGGAATACCTATTTCCATTTGGCTTATGATTCTTGTTGGCCTAGCTGTAGCGTATCTTCTTAAGAAAACACCTTGGGGCTGGCATATCTTTGCCGTAGGCGGAAATGAAAAAGCAGCTAAACTTTCTGGGATTCGAGTAAATCGGGTTAAAATGTTAGTCTACATGGTTTCTGGTTTCTGCTCTGCCTTGGTAGGGCTAATTGTATCCTCCCAGTTGGTAGCAGCTCATCCAGCCACCGGAAATACCTGGGAAATGAATGCGATTGCCGCAGCCGTATTAGGGGGAACATCTATGGCTGGTGGTATCGGAACCATCGGTGGGACACTCATTGGTGCATTTGTTATTGGCGTATTAAGTGATGGTATGGTTATGATCGGCGTTTCCGAATTCTGGCAGATG